The Paenibacillus macerans genome includes a window with the following:
- a CDS encoding SIR2 family protein: MAMSVDELKIAEILKGSTSLPFLFVGAGMSMRYLSTQNWEGLLRHFASFVDSTPLAYEKFLNKARQHIQASGRESTKNTLNTTIADLIENEFNDNWFTDSRFEESRKNHHEIIRTGVSPFKLEIALHFKKMNLDSIPEKYSKEITLLKRLGKKSIAGIITTNYDLFLDTLYPDYTTYIGQEELIFSQSYAINELYKIHGCSTNPASIIINTQDYQNFEKKNSYLAAKLMTIFVEHPIIFLGYSLDDENVQAIIKAIVDCLSEEKLNMLRDRLIFVDWTPDHLGMSVYPYSRDFGYGKVISMTKVITDSYEELYSLILENKSKYPTKLIRRLKEDMYSLALTSDSPERILVMPMADDDINSSDVEVVVGFGLVELGKQGYRGISPEQVYLDIVFDTQNFNNKLLVYETFPVLLKQVAYSLPVFKYIAEFDYETLPEELERFTTYTFDNNLANNSILKARAKLRLSSIDEAIEKAGLDVKRQIAFIQTLAESNIDIQKLESYLKEVLTANEKILVNSDQYTKTTLKKLIKMLDYLKYKK; the protein is encoded by the coding sequence ATGGCGATGTCAGTTGATGAGTTAAAAATAGCTGAGATTTTAAAAGGGTCTACTTCATTGCCGTTTCTGTTTGTAGGGGCGGGCATGTCAATGAGATATTTATCAACTCAAAACTGGGAAGGTCTTTTGAGACATTTTGCATCCTTCGTTGACTCAACTCCCCTTGCTTATGAAAAATTTTTAAACAAAGCTAGACAACATATTCAAGCATCAGGGAGGGAATCAACAAAAAACACACTAAATACAACAATAGCTGATCTAATTGAAAATGAATTCAATGATAATTGGTTCACTGATTCACGATTTGAGGAAAGTAGAAAAAATCACCACGAAATCATTAGAACAGGAGTATCACCATTTAAATTAGAAATTGCGTTACATTTCAAAAAAATGAACCTCGACTCGATTCCAGAAAAATATTCAAAAGAAATAACGTTGTTAAAACGTCTTGGAAAAAAATCTATCGCTGGGATAATAACTACTAACTACGATCTATTTCTGGATACCCTATATCCTGACTACACAACATACATAGGACAAGAAGAACTTATTTTCTCCCAATCCTACGCAATAAATGAATTATATAAAATACATGGTTGTAGCACGAATCCAGCATCAATAATAATTAATACCCAAGACTATCAAAACTTCGAAAAAAAGAATTCCTATCTTGCTGCTAAATTAATGACAATTTTTGTTGAACATCCAATAATTTTCTTAGGCTATTCCCTTGATGATGAAAATGTCCAGGCAATCATAAAAGCTATTGTTGATTGCTTGAGCGAGGAGAAACTAAACATGTTGAGGGATAGGCTTATTTTTGTAGACTGGACTCCTGACCATCTAGGAATGAGTGTATATCCTTACTCAAGAGATTTTGGATATGGAAAAGTCATAAGTATGACAAAGGTCATCACAGATTCATACGAAGAATTATATAGTCTGATACTTGAAAATAAATCAAAGTATCCGACGAAGCTCATACGCCGATTAAAAGAAGATATGTATAGCCTAGCATTAACCAGTGATTCTCCTGAGAGAATACTAGTAATGCCAATGGCGGATGATGATATTAACTCAAGTGATGTTGAAGTAGTTGTTGGATTTGGACTCGTTGAATTAGGGAAGCAGGGTTACAGAGGAATCTCGCCAGAGCAGGTCTACCTGGATATTGTTTTCGATACTCAAAATTTTAACAATAAGCTTCTTGTTTATGAAACTTTTCCGGTTCTTCTTAAACAAGTTGCCTATAGTCTTCCAGTGTTTAAGTATATAGCTGAGTTCGATTATGAAACTCTTCCTGAAGAACTTGAAAGATTTACAACTTACACCTTCGATAATAATTTAGCAAACAACTCAATCCTCAAAGCGAGAGCTAAATTACGGTTATCATCAATCGATGAAGCTATTGAAAAAGCGGGCCTCGATGTAAAACGTCAGATTGCATTTATTCAAACACTGGCTGAATCAAATATCGATATTCAGAAACTTGAATCTTACTTGAAGGAAGTACTTACAGCTAATGAAAAGATACTGGTAAACAGCGATCAATATACCAAAACAACTCTCAAAAAGCTTATTAAAATGCTTGATTATTTAAAATACAAAAAATAA
- a CDS encoding ATP-binding protein, giving the protein MDEDDNLIMSNLPELISDLKSQDYHSVQDIDSLFKPSVYLVSPLNSTEKFMTGSYFLNDNQLATKKEILKIVSSNTVPYVAIEGRPGTGKTLLTYDIAKELIDQNWNVCLFHCGNLGQGHHDLRRSYSWNVHAIKNIEFALSSTPKYDLIIVDETQRIYSEQLERIIQYVSDNNVKCIFSYDPDQVFTSIEARRDTAGKIEKLNHKKYQPGAPNYRLDKMLYQKLTRARQEITIIIYRNESLLDACLKILEEKS; this is encoded by the coding sequence TTGGACGAGGACGACAATTTAATAATGAGCAACCTTCCAGAATTAATTTCTGACCTCAAGAGTCAAGATTATCATTCCGTTCAGGACATCGACTCCCTCTTTAAACCAAGCGTATATCTGGTTTCTCCATTAAACTCCACGGAGAAATTTATGACCGGAAGCTATTTCCTAAATGATAACCAGTTGGCGACGAAAAAAGAGATCTTAAAAATAGTTTCTTCAAACACTGTACCTTATGTGGCTATAGAAGGAAGACCAGGAACCGGAAAAACGTTGTTGACCTATGATATTGCTAAGGAATTAATTGATCAAAACTGGAATGTTTGTTTATTTCATTGTGGTAATCTCGGACAAGGGCACCATGATTTGCGTCGATCTTATTCCTGGAACGTACACGCAATCAAGAACATTGAGTTTGCTTTATCTAGTACCCCCAAATACGATTTAATCATTGTTGACGAGACACAGCGGATTTATAGTGAGCAATTAGAAAGAATCATCCAATACGTTAGCGACAATAATGTAAAGTGTATTTTTTCATATGATCCGGATCAGGTATTTACTTCTATAGAAGCTAGACGAGATACTGCTGGTAAAATTGAGAAATTGAATCATAAAAAATATCAGCCAGGGGCTCCTAACTATCGCTTGGATAAAATGCTTTACCAGAAGCTAACCAGGGCGCGGCAGGAGATTACGATCATAATTTATAGAAATGAGTCTTTGCTCGATGCTTGCCTTAAAATACTTGAGGAAAAATCTTAA
- a CDS encoding A24 family peptidase, producing MNLFIMGCMIIYCLVCSYTDLKAREIKNSITYPFLLLMLILRIHEPAYYAALVPALLFLLMYLIKPQFIGAGDIKMLAVLGLCLGAKIVLVIFVMSAGALVYTIYERVRGRKDQSVPLAPFLSVGAVVAIII from the coding sequence ATGAATCTGTTTATTATGGGCTGTATGATTATTTACTGCTTGGTCTGCAGCTATACCGATCTCAAGGCCCGGGAGATTAAAAACAGTATCACTTACCCATTTCTTTTGCTAATGTTGATCCTAAGAATCCATGAACCGGCTTATTATGCCGCCCTAGTTCCGGCCCTTTTATTTCTTTTGATGTATCTGATAAAACCCCAATTTATTGGGGCGGGAGATATAAAAATGTTGGCCGTTTTAGGCCTTTGTTTAGGTGCAAAGATTGTTTTAGTTATCTTTGTAATGTCTGCAGGTGCCCTTGTGTATACGATTTATGAGAGAGTTAGGGGGAGGAAGGATCAAAGTGTCCCTCTAGCTCCTTTTTTATCAGTCGGCGCAGTGGTCGCAATAATTATTTAG
- a CDS encoding CARDB domain-containing protein, which produces MKKSILVLTLFVSLSMLATSFVTAANTPMLSKYVEWNYGDSWKYFSGYIPALDKRVTGNPWELYRWTGIFNFKDGGSSTIRNYDVFNVKDTPDEPSFKKENGFGLVYKSPEALGDLFDAVWSSQTLGAKQRAYFRKSFTANADDPVFKNGHDYYYLIQKRFEFLRTAGIITRMGAKFDQTKKLGEDDYQAIYQVSKWPTIKVTQGNALNISFTSSGYSERNIRLVAIPKGAFPDFSKIVSLTDGKLINTSEENYSGSVQINANDISKVLGPDVDIIIDDGYGRTAIENIKLPDAQPMDYVPTKLTLTEGGQLWVKFRYDGEDIVTSDYINERGMPMTTAVKIGGVETKQFNLSSMYTSLPATLKKGQELSCMFGKIELGDTPGKYYIKVDTTINNPNHPDRALESPVAAYENNTIRGEWTVEVKEPPYDLIAESITASPDEIEVGGKTTITAKVKNIGKFDQKDVLIRFSTDGETIYEARKKLTANKTQSVGPFQWQAPKEGIHGLTVHVDPEHEKEGDTDPGNNIASTSCLVTNEKDVPPCNNGPKTTENWKVTYEYITRIIPENTPVWKTKTVYYNERLNLAAEVNTKQGVKTDPDRPKESDRESRGSWEIIPWAKKNRLDPNEVTRAGYGFEIKATTSYWTDWETEIPKGLRKTAKPFGGEYYGPDEVTATIRDTKGRLVKVVKLEKTSGDRNNATWELPEQEVKSESGKVYKDRKFYTDINVPDGNYTITITTSRAGMHGLVSCVTKKVRIYGSMYDDVQNLRSDN; this is translated from the coding sequence GTGAAAAAAAGTATTTTGGTATTAACTCTATTTGTATCTCTATCCATGCTAGCAACTTCGTTTGTTACGGCAGCAAACACGCCAATGTTAAGCAAGTACGTTGAATGGAACTATGGAGATTCATGGAAATATTTTAGTGGCTATATTCCTGCCCTGGATAAGCGGGTAACAGGAAACCCATGGGAGTTATACCGATGGACAGGGATTTTTAATTTCAAAGATGGTGGAAGCAGTACAATCCGTAATTACGATGTGTTTAACGTGAAGGATACGCCAGATGAACCTTCTTTCAAAAAAGAAAACGGATTCGGGTTAGTTTATAAAAGCCCGGAAGCGCTGGGAGATTTGTTCGACGCGGTATGGTCTAGCCAGACCCTGGGGGCTAAACAGCGGGCTTATTTCAGGAAATCCTTTACGGCGAATGCCGACGATCCTGTATTCAAGAACGGGCATGACTACTATTATTTAATACAGAAACGTTTTGAATTTCTCCGCACCGCTGGCATTATCACCCGGATGGGGGCCAAATTTGACCAGACCAAGAAGCTTGGGGAGGATGACTACCAAGCTATTTATCAAGTCTCCAAATGGCCTACGATAAAGGTTACACAAGGAAATGCCCTGAATATCAGTTTTACTTCGTCCGGATATTCCGAACGTAACATTCGGCTTGTTGCGATTCCGAAGGGCGCATTTCCGGACTTCAGCAAGATCGTCAGTTTGACCGATGGAAAGTTGATTAATACATCGGAGGAGAATTATAGCGGTTCTGTTCAAATAAACGCGAACGATATTTCCAAGGTTCTTGGACCGGATGTGGATATCATCATTGATGACGGGTATGGCCGCACCGCAATAGAAAATATTAAATTACCGGATGCACAGCCGATGGATTACGTTCCAACCAAGCTCACACTGACCGAAGGCGGCCAGCTTTGGGTCAAATTCCGGTATGATGGAGAAGACATCGTCACCAGCGATTATATAAACGAACGTGGCATGCCGATGACCACAGCCGTAAAAATTGGAGGAGTAGAAACAAAGCAATTCAATTTGTCGTCCATGTATACTTCGCTACCGGCCACCCTCAAAAAGGGTCAGGAATTAAGTTGTATGTTTGGGAAGATTGAGTTAGGGGATACTCCGGGGAAATACTATATAAAGGTTGATACAACGATCAATAATCCAAACCATCCGGATCGCGCGTTAGAATCGCCGGTGGCAGCGTATGAAAACAACACAATTCGTGGTGAGTGGACGGTAGAGGTAAAAGAGCCACCGTACGATTTGATCGCGGAATCAATTACAGCCTCGCCGGACGAAATCGAAGTTGGGGGAAAAACGACGATTACGGCCAAAGTGAAAAATATCGGAAAATTTGATCAAAAAGATGTCCTGATCCGCTTCTCAACTGATGGTGAAACGATCTATGAGGCACGAAAAAAACTAACAGCAAATAAGACACAAAGTGTTGGCCCTTTCCAGTGGCAAGCACCAAAAGAAGGAATACACGGTCTAACCGTCCATGTTGATCCGGAGCATGAAAAGGAAGGGGACACCGATCCTGGAAATAATATCGCCTCGACGAGCTGCCTGGTTACGAATGAGAAAGATGTTCCACCGTGTAATAACGGGCCAAAAACAACGGAAAATTGGAAAGTTACTTACGAATATATTACACGAATTATACCGGAAAACACTCCGGTATGGAAAACTAAAACTGTGTATTACAATGAAAGACTAAACCTGGCCGCTGAGGTCAACACAAAGCAAGGTGTTAAAACGGATCCGGATCGTCCGAAAGAAAGCGATCGTGAAAGCCGAGGCAGTTGGGAAATCATCCCCTGGGCTAAGAAAAATAGATTAGATCCTAATGAGGTTACTCGTGCTGGGTATGGTTTTGAAATTAAGGCAACCACCTCGTATTGGACAGATTGGGAGACCGAGATTCCGAAGGGGCTGCGCAAAACAGCCAAGCCTTTCGGGGGAGAATACTATGGTCCGGACGAAGTAACGGCAACCATACGTGATACAAAAGGACGGCTGGTGAAAGTGGTTAAACTGGAGAAGACGAGTGGGGATCGGAATAACGCCACTTGGGAGTTGCCGGAACAGGAAGTAAAATCTGAATCCGGAAAGGTATACAAGGACCGGAAATTCTACACTGATATCAATGTACCGGACGGGAACTACACCATTACGATTACAACCAGCAGGGCCGGGATGCATGGGCTTGTTTCATGTGTAACGAAGAAAGTAAGAATATATGGCAGCATGTATGATGATGTGCAAAATTTACGGTCTGATAACTGA
- a CDS encoding Panacea domain-containing protein yields MAFHFIAISSDYALGRRIGWHYSSDEKLDMHFIEQAMERIKLESGDIHLAIHKLSTDSILWDSVVEKDSFFADVIITDNLGLFIEQLTRGTELKAYDVAKFILSIMPTTHLMLQKLLYYAYAGYLLNTGKKLFKEPIVAFKYGPVVEDVYYKFRHNGASRIEFGEEDEGTFYLQQTKSIVPPSFVRILMSEDGITSAKCIIDTLKEYHAYSAGDLVEKTHRPGGPWERVYREGLNSIITDDLIKEYHSLVV; encoded by the coding sequence ATGGCATTTCATTTTATAGCTATTTCTAGTGATTATGCCTTAGGACGTCGTATAGGTTGGCATTATTCGTCAGATGAAAAGCTCGATATGCACTTTATAGAGCAGGCAATGGAGAGAATAAAGTTAGAGTCTGGAGACATTCATCTTGCAATACATAAATTATCAACGGACTCCATACTATGGGATTCAGTTGTCGAGAAGGATTCGTTTTTTGCTGATGTGATCATTACAGATAACCTTGGTCTTTTTATTGAACAGTTAACTAGAGGTACTGAATTAAAAGCATATGATGTTGCTAAATTTATTTTGTCGATAATGCCAACAACGCACTTAATGTTGCAAAAGTTACTGTACTACGCTTACGCAGGGTATCTTCTTAATACAGGAAAAAAATTATTTAAAGAGCCTATAGTTGCTTTTAAATATGGTCCAGTCGTAGAAGATGTTTATTATAAATTTCGGCATAATGGAGCATCAAGGATTGAGTTCGGTGAGGAAGATGAAGGTACCTTCTATCTACAACAAACTAAAAGTATTGTCCCACCTTCATTTGTTAGAATTTTAATGTCTGAAGATGGTATCACATCAGCCAAATGTATCATAGATACTTTAAAAGAGTATCATGCGTATTCAGCGGGGGATTTAGTTGAAAAAACTCATAGACCTGGAGGTCCTTGGGAAAGAGTGTACCGAGAGGGGCTTAATAGTATTATCACGGATGATTTGATTAAAGAGTACCATAGTTTGGTAGTCTAA
- a CDS encoding ATP-dependent DNA ligase, translated as MFIDPMLLATAPGPFSDPRFIYEPKIDGHRLIFSQQNGVIRLYTRHNNDCTRQYPELQLPFGCDDVVLDGEVACTDPTTGLSDFEAVMARLKAGKTDKINRLTRTQPATYVIFDILRYKGEDLRRLPLKERKEILANLELPSASFGVVPYIAGAGKALFAQIEARGMEGVVGKRMDSKYETGRRSVAWQKVINWSYAEVFIIGYQKKEFGWLTAILDESGKLRPTGIIEHGPGKEIKRDFYAAAKRFISGETQDFVYLEPRIRARVKMRNWTKAGLLRSPVFEKFII; from the coding sequence TTGTTTATAGACCCAATGCTACTTGCCACAGCCCCTGGACCATTTTCCGATCCACGATTTATCTATGAGCCGAAGATTGACGGCCACCGGTTAATATTCTCGCAACAGAACGGCGTCATTCGCCTATACACGCGTCATAACAATGACTGCACCAGACAGTACCCGGAACTGCAGCTTCCATTTGGGTGCGACGATGTTGTCTTGGACGGCGAGGTTGCTTGTACTGACCCAACCACCGGCCTTTCTGACTTTGAAGCGGTCATGGCAAGGTTAAAGGCCGGAAAGACCGATAAAATTAACCGATTAACCCGAACACAACCAGCCACTTACGTCATTTTCGATATTTTACGGTATAAAGGCGAGGACCTTCGTCGTTTGCCGCTCAAGGAGCGTAAAGAGATCCTCGCTAATCTAGAATTACCCAGCGCGAGTTTCGGCGTTGTGCCGTATATCGCCGGCGCGGGCAAAGCGTTGTTTGCTCAGATCGAGGCACGCGGCATGGAGGGGGTTGTCGGCAAACGGATGGATAGCAAATATGAAACAGGCCGACGCTCCGTGGCTTGGCAAAAAGTTATTAACTGGTCTTATGCGGAGGTCTTTATCATAGGGTACCAAAAGAAGGAGTTTGGATGGCTTACAGCGATTTTAGACGAGTCCGGCAAACTGCGGCCAACAGGAATTATTGAGCACGGCCCCGGGAAAGAGATAAAGAGGGATTTCTATGCTGCAGCCAAGAGGTTTATATCAGGTGAAACCCAAGATTTTGTATATCTTGAGCCAAGAATCCGGGCCCGAGTAAAAATGCGAAACTGGACTAAAGCGGGACTGCTGCGTAGTCCAGTGTTTGAGAAGTTTATCATATAA
- a CDS encoding tyrosine-type recombinase/integrase — protein MTQMFDAFVQHLDQTGISDRTIANYKATWSKFQKWILQTDPDLKDAGLATQKDIADFKRYMIDFGGRSGQPAKPSTMQLTFVQLNAIFNFFVEQKFIPDNPVERVQKPPTARRTPKWLSRNEQNAFLREVRKGGSKRDYAIVVLMLRAGLRVHELCNLLKTEVTMSQRAGSAYIRGKGYKDREVPLNAEVRSALESYLADRIDDSPYVFGSRRSKKLSVRGVQHMVEKYRDRTKIGHLSCHSLRHTFGHDLVMAKNDLQKVAMLMGHFKEDGTPNIAMTMIYTVPGVEDLEGAVESISWT, from the coding sequence ATGACGCAAATGTTCGACGCTTTTGTTCAACATCTGGACCAGACAGGAATATCCGATCGGACAATTGCAAATTACAAAGCAACCTGGAGTAAATTTCAAAAGTGGATACTTCAGACCGATCCGGATTTGAAAGATGCCGGGCTGGCCACTCAAAAAGATATTGCCGATTTCAAACGTTACATGATCGATTTTGGTGGGAGGAGTGGTCAGCCGGCAAAACCCAGCACGATGCAACTAACATTTGTTCAACTTAATGCTATATTCAACTTTTTTGTTGAGCAAAAGTTTATCCCTGATAATCCGGTCGAGCGAGTGCAAAAACCACCAACTGCTCGACGCACTCCTAAATGGCTTTCCCGAAATGAGCAAAATGCGTTTCTTCGTGAAGTTCGGAAAGGTGGAAGTAAGAGGGATTACGCAATTGTTGTACTAATGCTTCGGGCTGGGCTCCGGGTTCATGAATTGTGCAATCTCCTGAAGACTGAAGTAACTATGAGTCAACGGGCAGGGAGCGCATATATTCGTGGTAAGGGATACAAGGATCGGGAAGTTCCCTTAAACGCAGAGGTTCGCTCAGCTCTGGAAAGCTATCTGGCCGATAGAATCGATGACAGCCCCTACGTATTTGGATCTCGACGTTCGAAAAAACTATCCGTTCGGGGTGTACAGCATATGGTTGAAAAATACCGTGATCGAACGAAAATTGGCCACTTGTCATGTCATAGTCTCAGACATACATTTGGGCATGATCTGGTGATGGCCAAAAACGATCTTCAGAAAGTAGCAATGTTGATGGGTCATTTTAAGGAAGATGGGACACCGAATATTGCCATGACGATGATTTATACGGTGCCAGGCGTCGAAGATCTGGAGGGGGCTGTGGAGTCGATCAGCTGGACCTAG
- a CDS encoding tyrosine-type recombinase/integrase: protein MALEAYLAEDKHDSAYAFVSERSNQMSVRAVQHIIEKYRKNTKIADLTCYSLRHTSFGHDLVVAGNDLQKVAMLMGHYKEDGTPNIEMTMIYTTPGVEDLEAAVESISWT, encoded by the coding sequence ATAGCACTGGAAGCATACTTAGCTGAAGATAAGCACGATAGCGCATATGCTTTTGTTTCTGAAAGATCTAACCAAATGTCGGTACGAGCAGTGCAACACATAATTGAGAAATATCGGAAGAATACAAAGATAGCTGATCTTACCTGTTATTCGCTCCGGCATACATCATTTGGACATGATTTGGTAGTTGCCGGTAACGATCTGCAGAAAGTGGCGATGTTGATGGGCCATTATAAAGAAGACGGTACGCCAAATATTGAAATGACAATGATTTATACGACTCCTGGCGTGGAGGATCTGGAAGCTGCGGTGGAGTCGATCAGTTGGACTTAG
- a CDS encoding tyrosine-type recombinase/integrase — translation MIGASIIAFPNSACIQNVIEEFKAYRASAGLSSSTLMLDGVVLRDFIAFCHTLGIETLNKIDRELIDRYFRYLYKDKISVKTGKNLTFNSIRKYYDVLRMFEAYLVRRKNFTLFIDIRKPPVTVKVTKTFSLDQLVYIIERSNPFYGLMFRVLINTGLRISEVLGLEKEDVFLEESQLLITNTKTKKDRVVPVSGALVPELRSHLQQIESNRVFPVSSSAVRKYLARIKHSYPGLFNNTEVRPHVFRHTFAKHWIMNDGDPISLQRILGHSSGHMTSHYVQLFSSDLRKKHEKYALLI, via the coding sequence ATGATCGGAGCTTCTATTATTGCGTTTCCCAACTCAGCATGTATTCAAAATGTTATTGAAGAATTTAAAGCGTATCGAGCATCGGCTGGGCTTTCCAGCAGCACGCTTATGCTTGACGGAGTCGTATTGCGCGACTTTATAGCATTCTGTCATACTCTTGGTATAGAAACTTTGAATAAAATTGATCGAGAGTTGATTGATAGATACTTCAGATATTTATATAAAGATAAAATCAGCGTAAAAACAGGAAAAAACCTCACCTTTAATTCAATTCGAAAATATTACGATGTTTTGAGAATGTTTGAGGCATACCTGGTTCGCCGGAAGAACTTCACTCTCTTTATTGACATAAGAAAACCTCCAGTTACAGTTAAGGTAACAAAAACTTTTTCACTCGATCAGTTAGTCTACATAATTGAAAGAAGCAACCCGTTTTATGGCCTTATGTTTCGAGTTCTAATTAATACCGGATTGAGAATATCAGAGGTTTTGGGGTTAGAAAAAGAGGATGTATTTTTAGAAGAGAGTCAGCTTTTAATTACAAATACAAAAACGAAAAAGGATCGCGTGGTTCCGGTGTCGGGTGCATTAGTTCCGGAACTTCGATCCCATCTGCAACAAATAGAGTCCAACCGTGTGTTTCCAGTTTCTTCGTCTGCTGTACGAAAGTACTTAGCACGAATCAAACATAGTTATCCCGGCTTGTTTAATAACACAGAAGTTCGGCCGCACGTATTTCGACACACTTTTGCAAAACATTGGATTATGAACGATGGCGATCCGATCAGTTTGCAACGCATACTCGGACACTCTTCCGGGCACATGACATCCCATTACGTTCAACTTTTTAGTAGCGATCTACGCAAGAAACACGAAAAGTATGCACTGCTTATATGA
- a CDS encoding tyrosine-type recombinase/integrase, whose amino-acid sequence MSQRAGSAYIRGKGYKDREVPLNAEVRSALESYLADRTDDSPYVFGSRRSKKLSVRGVQHMVEKYRDRTKIDHLSCHSLRHTFGHDLVMAKNDLQKVAMLMGHFKEDGTPNIAMTMIYTVPGVEDLEGAVESISWT is encoded by the coding sequence ATGAGTCAACGGGCAGGGAGTGCATATATTCGTGGTAAGGGATACAAGGATCGGGAAGTTCCCTTAAACGCAGAGGTTCGCTCAGCTCTGGAAAGCTATCTGGCCGATAGAACCGATGACAGCCCCTACGTATTTGGGTCTCGACGCTCGAAAAAACTATCCGTTCGGGGTGTACAGCACATGGTTGAAAAATACCGTGATCGAACGAAAATTGACCACTTGTCATGTCATAGTCTCAGACATACATTTGGGCATGATCTGGTGATGGCCAAAAACGATCTTCAGAAAGTAGCAATGTTGATGGGCCATTTTAAGGAAGATGGGACGCCGAATATTGCCATGACGATGATTTATACGGTGCCAGGCGTCGAAGATCTGGAGGGGGCTGTGGAGTCGATCAGCTGGACTTAA